A part of Aegilops tauschii subsp. strangulata cultivar AL8/78 chromosome 2, Aet v6.0, whole genome shotgun sequence genomic DNA contains:
- the LOC109733701 gene encoding F-box/FBD/LRR-repeat protein At1g16930-like, whose product MDKKMDIHSGASCTQRARLAPSATASSGGLEVAAGSGEGAPTGSEDQEEQSGPDRISDLPDGVLGEIISRLSTKEGVRTQILARCWRPVWPTIPLNLDSREIPVARLFNPLETIHIEIISRASAYSEELARIRYIGTWHQGKTVPDDGSSLPESIFSSHVGAVLRLCIPVCYLQCRPSTVHAWIESPRLNNLQIPDHYVEVLELPLVKRLLLVEVDISDFSLQSMINSSCPALECLLLVRNGERHRITINSPNLVSISIRGEKGEFIIEDAPSLQRLIHDLQSNNMEVFIVSAPKLETLGKFRISLDSTGLMGLAMVSLSTMRQYVKTLFLAMTYKVDLVVHLLKCLPNLENLFVQGGNFPDGARNIWRRKHREFLKEHIIYLKTVMLEDYEKSGKNTEFARFFILNATELETMRIKFRFPSDFTQEFYEEQQKLFLWENKAPKHAHLKLSA is encoded by the exons ATGGACAAGAAGATGGATATCCACTCCGGTGCGTCATGCACCCAGAGGGCGAGGCTCGCGCCATCGGCGACGGCCTCCTCCGGTGGTTTGGAGGTAGCGGCTGGAAGCGGCGAGGGTGCGCCTACTGGATCCGAGGATCAAGAAGAGCAGTCTGGTCCGGACCGCATCAGCGACCTCCCGGACGGTGTGCTCGGTGAGATCATCTCCCGTCTGTCCACTAAGGAAGGCGTTCGTACTCAAATCCTCGCACGTTGTTGGCGCCCTGTTTGGCCCACCATTCCTCTGAATCTGGACAGCCGTGAGATCCCTGTCGCTCGTCTTTTTAACCCTCTAGAAACAATTCATATCGAAATCATCAGTAGGGCCTCTGCCTACAGCGAGGAGCTTGCTCGCATAAGATACATCGGAACTTGGCATCAGGGAAAAACAGTTCCTGATGATGGTTCATCCCTTCCAGAGTCCATCTTCTCCAGCCATGTGGGCGCAGTTCTCCGCCTTTGTATACCGGTGTGCTACCTCCAATGCAGACCCTCTACTGTCCACGCCTGGATCGAGTCCCCCAGATTGAACAATCTCCAG ATACCAGACCATTATGTAGAGGTACTTGAACTACCACTGGTCAAGAGACTTTTGCTTGTTGAGGTTGATATATCAGACTTCTCGTTGCAAAGCATGATCAACTCTAGTTGCCCTGCACTCGAGTGCCTGCTGCTTGTTCGCAATGGAGAAAGGCATCGGATCACAATAAATTCCCCTAACCTTGTAAGCATCAGCATCCGTGGTGAGAAAGGAGAATTCATCATCGAGGATGCCCcctcacttcaaaggttgatccatGATCTCCAGAGCAATAACATGGAGGTATTCATCGTCTCTGCACCCAAACTGGAGACATTGGGCAAATTCAGGATCTCGCTTGACTCCACAGGTCTTATG GGTTTGGCGATGGTCAGCCTATCTACAATGCGGCAATATGTCAAAACCTTGTTTTTGGCCATGACTTATAAAGTGGACCTGGTCGTTCACTTGCTTAAGTGCCTTCCAAATCTGGAGAACTTGTTTGTTCAG GGAGGAAACTTTCCTGATGGTGCAAGAAATATTTGGCGTCGCAAGCACCGCGAGTTTCTCAAAGAACACATCATTTATTTAAAGACAGTAATGCTGGAAGATTATGAAAAGAGTGGGAAGAACACTGAGTTTGCGAGGTTCTTTATTCTGAATGCAACGGAGCTAGAGACCATGAGGATTAAGTTTCGCTTTCCCTCAGACTTCACGCAAGAATTTTATGAAGAGCAacagaagttgttcctgtgggaGAATAAAGCTCCCAAACACGCCCATCTCAAGTTATCAGCATGA